In Nycticebus coucang isolate mNycCou1 chromosome 9, mNycCou1.pri, whole genome shotgun sequence, the following are encoded in one genomic region:
- the FAM50B gene encoding protein FAM50B, with product MAQYKGTMREAGRAMHLIKKREKQKEQMEVLKQRIAEETILKSKVDKKFSAHYDAVEAELKSSTVGLVTLNDMKAKQEALLREREKQLAKREQQEERRLQQEMLRDRERQRERKRKISSLSFSLDDDEDDDDDRDAATGAGKSWRKMRKNPNVDTSFLPDRDREEEENRLREELRKEWEAKREKVKGEEMEITFSYWDGSGHRRTVRMSKGSTVQQFLKRALQELRKDFRELRSAGVEQLMYIKEDLILPHYHTFYDFIVAKARGKSGPLFSFDVHDDVRLLSDATMEKDESHAGKVVLRSWYEKNKHIFPASRWEPYDPEKKWDKYTIR from the coding sequence ATGGCGCAGTACAAGGGCACCATGCGGGAGGCCGGCAGGGCCATGCACCTCATCAAGAAGCGGGAGAAGCAGAAGGAGCAGATGGAGGTGCTGAAGCAGCGCATCGCGGAGGAGACCATCCTCAAGTCAAAGGTGGACAAGAAATTCTCGGCTCATTACGATGCCGTGGAGGCCGAGCTGAAGTCGAGCACGGTGGGGCTGGTGACGCTGAACGACATGAAGGCCAAGCAGGAGGCCCTGCTGCGGGAGCGCGAGAAGCAGCTGGCCAAGAGGGAGCAGCAGGAGGAGCGCCGGCTGCAGCAGGAGATGCTGCGGGACAGGGAGCGCCAGCGCGAGCGGAAGCGGAAGATCTCCAGTCTGTCCTTCTCGCTGGACGACGACGAGGATGACGACGACGACCGGGACGCCGCGACGGGGGCCGGCAAGAGTTGGAGGAAGATGCGCAAGAACCCCAACGTGGACACCAGCTTCCTGCCGGACCGCGaccgggaggaggaggagaaccgGTTGCGCGAGGAGCTGCGCAAGGAGTGGGAGGCCAAGCGCGAGAAGGTGAAGGGCGAGGAGATGGAGATCACCTTCAGCTACTGGGACGGCTCGGGCCACCGGCGCACCGTGCGCATGAGCAAGGGCAGCACGGTGCAGCAGTTCCTCAAGAGGGCGCTGCAGGAGCTGCGCAAGGACTTCCGTGAGCTGCGCTCTGCCGGCGTGGAGCAGCTCATGTACATCAAGGAGGACCTCATCCTGCCGCACTACCACACCTTCTACGACTTCATCGTGGCCAAGGCCCGGGGCAAGAGCGGGCCGCTCTTCAGCTTCGACGTGCACGACGACGTGCGGCTGCTCAGCGACGCCACCATGGAGAAGGACGAGTCGCACGCCGGCAAGGTGGTGCTGAGGAGCTGGTACGAGAAGAACAAACACATCTTCCCCGCCAGCCGCTGGGAGCCCTACGACCCGGAGAAGAAGTGGGACAAGTACACGATCCGGTGA